The Chryseobacterium aureum genome contains a region encoding:
- a CDS encoding DUF3472 domain-containing protein yields MKKIKSCTAMLCVAVSSLFNALNAQTCPSWGPYLEGFDMANSGELWYSEVMADNTCKKVNTYYSTLNFSLGPRGGYAGIQYKQNEIYNNIFSMWDLQDTNVPQCTTEYTAPNTFVDGFGGEGTGLHTDNPMPWTPGIWYATVVRRWSTGDGKTRIGFFMFDYGTGKWKHYVTIVTPENDAKFTGTKLGGFVENWNAAASKATRCGYFRNFWSMNAGGNWSKPSRYTASAGTGSWGAETAFNNTAIKVTSCGTAPAPAGSSVTFNGITQEGTKPSTTIPVTVTAVTPSYNTSNNSVNVNWVNSETTSPQFSYKVSLYTEASWANSYTPVAVVTGIRPDQRSAQVPLPANSQPGKYYVSVVLEDIFKQTSNFGYNNLTINSIITSPTIDPNAYYRIKCVGSSLYISPANYSTSANTKMVQYPFSTNVAQQWKLEKTGNNYIITNRASGLAIDVPASNISNGTTLVQYPKHGGNNQQWVLRPYTSSAFVIGTALSNMKAMDNPGNSQTSGTNINIWDQDINGIAGVNHQWVLEQVTTSTMSAKQEMTSTAYPNPVKQGENLTIHLPENGNNYELTIINAEGLTIKSQQTKAGNTIISTSGMRTGIYFYNAQNSNGKISGKFSVQ; encoded by the coding sequence ATGAAAAAAATTAAATCCTGTACAGCCATGTTATGTGTTGCTGTAAGCTCACTATTCAATGCATTAAATGCACAAACGTGCCCAAGCTGGGGCCCTTATCTTGAAGGTTTTGATATGGCTAACTCGGGTGAACTCTGGTATTCTGAAGTAATGGCAGACAATACCTGTAAGAAAGTAAACACCTATTATTCTACCCTGAATTTTTCTCTGGGCCCGCGGGGCGGATATGCGGGAATTCAGTACAAACAGAATGAAATCTACAACAACATTTTTTCCATGTGGGATCTCCAGGATACCAATGTTCCGCAGTGTACTACAGAATATACTGCTCCCAATACTTTCGTAGATGGGTTCGGAGGAGAAGGAACGGGGCTTCACACCGACAATCCTATGCCATGGACACCAGGAATCTGGTATGCTACCGTGGTAAGAAGATGGTCTACCGGTGACGGAAAAACCAGAATCGGATTCTTTATGTTTGATTATGGCACCGGAAAGTGGAAGCACTATGTCACGATTGTCACTCCTGAAAACGATGCGAAATTCACAGGCACCAAACTGGGAGGCTTTGTAGAAAATTGGAACGCTGCTGCCAGCAAAGCCACCCGCTGCGGATATTTCAGAAACTTCTGGAGTATGAATGCAGGGGGAAACTGGTCCAAACCTTCGCGATATACCGCTTCGGCAGGAACAGGATCGTGGGGAGCCGAAACAGCTTTCAATAATACTGCCATTAAGGTAACTTCCTGTGGAACCGCTCCGGCACCTGCCGGCAGCTCGGTAACTTTTAACGGAATTACTCAGGAAGGCACAAAACCTTCAACAACGATACCTGTTACTGTGACTGCTGTTACTCCATCTTATAATACTTCAAATAATTCGGTGAATGTAAACTGGGTCAACTCAGAAACCACAAGTCCCCAGTTTTCCTATAAAGTTTCATTATATACTGAAGCCAGCTGGGCAAATTCTTATACTCCTGTAGCGGTGGTTACAGGTATTCGTCCCGATCAGAGAAGTGCGCAGGTACCGCTTCCTGCCAATTCCCAGCCGGGAAAATATTATGTGAGTGTGGTATTGGAAGACATTTTTAAACAAACATCCAATTTCGGGTATAATAACCTTACCATCAACTCCATTATAACATCACCTACCATTGATCCGAATGCTTATTACCGAATAAAATGCGTAGGAAGCAGTCTATACATCAGCCCCGCCAATTACAGTACTTCTGCCAATACCAAAATGGTTCAATATCCTTTTAGCACTAATGTTGCCCAACAATGGAAACTGGAAAAAACAGGAAATAATTACATCATTACGAACCGTGCTTCGGGTCTGGCAATTGATGTTCCTGCATCCAATATAAGCAATGGTACTACACTGGTACAGTATCCTAAACATGGTGGAAATAATCAACAGTGGGTACTGAGACCTTATACTTCAAGTGCTTTTGTCATTGGAACCGCATTATCGAATATGAAAGCTATGGATAATCCTGGCAATTCACAAACTTCGGGTACGAATATTAATATCTGGGATCAGGATATAAACGGTATCGCTGGAGTAAATCATCAATGGGTGCTTGAGCAGGTAACAACATCCACGATGTCTGCAAAACAGGAAATGACTTCTACGGCTTATCCTAATCCTGTAAAACAGGGTGAAAATCTTACTATCCATCTTCCTGAAAACGGAAATAACTATGAATTGACGATCATTAACGCAGAAGGATTAACAATAAAATCCCAGCAAACGAAAGCTGGTAATACGATCATTTCCACTTCGGGAATGAGAACCGGAATTTATTTCTATAATGCTCAAAACAGTAACGGAAAGATTTCCGGGAAGTTTTCTGTACAATAG
- a CDS encoding glycoside hydrolase family 30 protein: MRKLIVSCFVVGIAINVNAQNYWKKNAGKTAKVVLTNSKANEKMADKGAVTFQQFGQPKETDACIFVAPNFKYQKLIGIGGAITDASAETFYKMPKNRQKEILEAYFGKNGLGYTVVRTNMNSCDFSSDSYTYVEDNDTSLKTFNVAHDEKYKIPMIKEAQKAIGNNFTFYFSPWSPPAWMKSNQSLYKGGRLENQYYQIWADYYIKFIKEYEKRGINIWGLTVQNEPMATQSWESCIYTAEEEGEFLKKNLGPTLWKNGYKDKKVMIWDHNRDLIYQRATTTLSDPETSKYASGIGYHWYETWNNKTQLFDNLAETHRAFPDKFLAFTEGCKEQFNMDKIYDVSLGELYSKNMLNDFNKGNALWTDWNILLDETGGPNHKGNFCFSPIIADTKTGEVFYTYEYYYIGHVSKYIKPNAQRIGSSSNRAALTSSAFMNENGQLVTVIMNDSDNDIETNLWIEGMAAKLNAPAHSIQTVIL, translated from the coding sequence ATGAGAAAACTAATTGTAAGTTGTTTTGTAGTAGGTATTGCCATCAACGTCAATGCTCAGAATTATTGGAAAAAAAATGCAGGGAAAACAGCTAAAGTAGTCCTTACCAATTCGAAAGCAAATGAGAAAATGGCGGATAAAGGAGCCGTTACTTTTCAACAGTTCGGGCAGCCTAAAGAAACAGATGCCTGTATTTTTGTAGCTCCGAACTTTAAATATCAAAAGTTAATCGGTATCGGAGGTGCTATTACAGATGCCTCGGCAGAAACCTTTTATAAAATGCCGAAGAACAGGCAGAAGGAAATTCTGGAGGCCTATTTCGGAAAAAACGGATTGGGATATACCGTTGTCCGTACCAATATGAATTCCTGTGACTTTTCCAGCGATTCTTATACGTATGTAGAAGATAACGATACTTCCCTGAAGACATTCAATGTGGCTCATGATGAAAAGTATAAGATTCCAATGATCAAAGAAGCCCAGAAAGCGATTGGAAATAATTTTACATTCTATTTCTCACCCTGGAGTCCGCCGGCATGGATGAAATCAAACCAAAGCTTATACAAGGGAGGCAGACTGGAAAATCAGTATTACCAGATCTGGGCAGATTATTATATCAAATTCATTAAGGAATATGAAAAAAGAGGCATTAATATCTGGGGATTAACCGTTCAGAATGAACCAATGGCTACCCAAAGCTGGGAGTCGTGCATCTACACTGCTGAAGAAGAAGGAGAGTTCCTGAAAAAGAATCTTGGGCCAACCCTCTGGAAAAACGGATATAAAGATAAAAAAGTGATGATCTGGGACCATAACAGAGATCTGATCTATCAGAGAGCAACCACTACCTTAAGCGATCCGGAAACCTCAAAATATGCCAGCGGTATCGGATACCACTGGTATGAAACATGGAATAATAAAACCCAGCTGTTTGACAATTTAGCAGAAACTCACAGAGCTTTTCCGGATAAATTCCTTGCGTTCACCGAAGGATGTAAAGAACAGTTTAATATGGACAAAATCTATGACGTAAGCCTTGGGGAGCTCTACAGCAAAAATATGTTGAATGACTTTAACAAAGGAAATGCCCTATGGACAGACTGGAATATCCTGCTTGATGAAACGGGAGGACCCAATCACAAAGGAAACTTCTGCTTTTCGCCCATTATAGCAGATACGAAGACAGGAGAGGTATTCTACACCTACGAATACTACTATATAGGACATGTTTCAAAATATATCAAACCAAATGCGCAGAGAATCGGAAGTTCTTCCAACAGAGCAGCCCTTACCTCCTCAGCATTTATGAATGAAAATGGCCAGCTGGTAACCGTTATCATGAACGATTCAGACAATGATATTGAAACCAACCTTTGGATTGAAGGAATGGCTGCCAAACTGAATGCTCCGGCACACTCTATACAGACCGTAATTTTATAA
- a CDS encoding terpene synthase family protein encodes METISNEEFYAGLQQLPKPHYPFPHFFHPDMQEQREEYYQWIDKEYAFHSKEAREKHKLHNLTDIAARGCPFLKNLAELRPLANYTANGAMMDDYFDRCSRDEMYQIMHRIIDLLSGANPEEPSENGVFHLFWVLRQDAIQCGIPKNIYKRFVKSIQDVLIGYSEEKTYYRANIVPPLPVYLLIREATSGVQPYCDYAVLQKEYRQLPDEIFEHPHIRRIYTLCSLMIGIHNDIISLPKEIHRDGDTMNLVKVLQKEHASSLSEAYMKALEIHDQYLKEFLVLQDHLPPFGNLQREVYSYVQDLGIMIAGVYAWHTHDTSRYVNGGYVEGEFSIQK; translated from the coding sequence ATGGAAACAATATCAAATGAGGAATTCTATGCCGGCTTGCAGCAACTTCCCAAGCCCCATTATCCTTTCCCGCATTTTTTTCATCCTGATATGCAGGAACAGAGAGAAGAATATTATCAATGGATTGATAAAGAATATGCTTTTCACAGTAAAGAGGCTCGCGAGAAACATAAATTGCATAATCTTACAGATATCGCAGCAAGAGGCTGCCCCTTCCTTAAGAATCTTGCTGAACTCCGGCCGTTAGCCAATTATACAGCCAACGGAGCCATGATGGACGATTACTTTGACCGTTGTTCCAGAGATGAAATGTATCAGATCATGCATCGGATCATTGATCTGTTATCAGGAGCTAATCCTGAAGAACCTTCTGAAAATGGTGTTTTTCATCTATTCTGGGTGTTGAGGCAGGATGCTATTCAATGTGGTATTCCCAAAAACATCTATAAAAGATTTGTAAAATCAATACAGGATGTATTGATAGGCTATTCGGAAGAAAAAACCTATTACCGGGCAAATATTGTTCCGCCATTACCGGTGTATCTGCTGATCAGAGAAGCCACAAGCGGTGTACAGCCGTACTGTGATTATGCAGTGCTGCAGAAAGAATACCGTCAGCTGCCGGATGAAATTTTTGAGCACCCTCATATCCGGCGTATCTATACTTTATGTTCTTTAATGATTGGTATACACAATGATATAATCTCTTTACCCAAAGAAATTCATCGTGACGGTGATACAATGAATCTTGTAAAAGTTTTGCAGAAAGAACATGCATCATCATTATCTGAAGCGTATATGAAAGCTCTGGAAATTCATGATCAATATTTAAAAGAATTTTTGGTGCTGCAAGACCATCTTCCTCCTTTTGGGAACTTGCAGCGTGAAGTGTACAGTTATGTACAGGATCTGGGGATTATGATCGCCGGGGTATATGCCTGGCATACTCATGATACATCCCGATATGTAAATGGAGGCTATGTGGAAGGGGAGTTTTCAATCCAGAAATAA
- a CDS encoding enoyl-ACP reductase FabI gives MSYGLLKGKKGIIFGALNEQSIAWKVAERCHEEGAEFILSNAPIALRMGELNGLAEKTGSEVIGADATSVEDLEKLFDAAVAKFGKIDFILHSIGMSINVRKGKHYTEMNYDWLEKGWDISAVSFHKVMRVAWEKDCMNEWGSILALTYIAAQRTFPDYNDMSDNKAYLESIARTFGNYWGERKVRVNTVSQSPTMTTAGSGVKGFGGFLGYAEDMSPLGNATALECADYCVTLFSDLTKKVTMQNLFHDGGFSSSGVTQKVISKYDTE, from the coding sequence ATGTCATACGGTTTACTTAAAGGCAAAAAGGGAATTATTTTTGGAGCCCTTAATGAACAATCTATCGCATGGAAAGTTGCTGAAAGATGCCATGAGGAAGGTGCTGAATTTATTTTATCCAATGCTCCTATTGCTTTGAGAATGGGAGAACTTAATGGTTTAGCAGAAAAAACAGGTTCTGAAGTAATAGGTGCTGATGCTACTTCTGTAGAAGATCTTGAAAAACTTTTTGATGCCGCTGTTGCAAAATTTGGAAAAATTGACTTTATCCTTCACTCTATCGGGATGTCTATCAACGTAAGAAAAGGAAAACATTATACAGAGATGAACTACGACTGGTTAGAAAAAGGCTGGGATATTTCCGCTGTTTCTTTCCACAAAGTAATGCGTGTAGCCTGGGAAAAAGACTGTATGAATGAGTGGGGAAGCATTCTGGCACTTACTTATATTGCTGCTCAGAGAACGTTTCCGGATTATAACGATATGTCTGACAATAAAGCCTATCTGGAAAGTATTGCAAGAACGTTCGGAAACTACTGGGGTGAAAGAAAAGTACGTGTGAATACCGTTTCTCAGTCTCCTACCATGACTACTGCGGGTAGCGGTGTGAAAGGTTTCGGAGGATTTCTTGGATATGCGGAAGATATGTCTCCACTAGGAAATGCTACTGCTCTTGAATGTGCAGACTACTGTGTAACGCTATTCTCTGATCTTACCAAGAAAGTTACGATGCAGAATCTTTTCCATGATGGAGGTTTCAGCAGCTCAGGAGTTACCCAGAAAGTAATCAGCAAGTATGATACTGAATAA